One stretch of Streptomyces hygroscopicus DNA includes these proteins:
- a CDS encoding MerR family transcriptional regulator — protein MNDADGVSDTQGAPGAQGTPGAQDANDAKGVIKLLLAEDQGMMRGALALLLGLEEDFEIVAQLGNGDEIVPRALETRPDVALLDIELPGRSGLDAAAALREALPECQVLILTTFGRPGYLRRAMEAGAAGFLVKDGPVEELAVAIRRVLAGERVIDPGLAAAALSAGPNPLTQRERDVLSAAVDGATVADIAAKVHLSPATVRNYLSSAIGKTQTRNRMEAVRAARQNGWL, from the coding sequence GGGCGCGCCGGGTGCACAGGGCACGCCGGGTGCACAGGACGCGAACGACGCGAAGGGCGTGATCAAGCTCCTGCTGGCCGAGGACCAGGGGATGATGCGGGGCGCGCTCGCCCTGCTGCTCGGGCTGGAGGAGGACTTCGAGATCGTCGCGCAGCTCGGGAACGGCGACGAGATCGTGCCCCGGGCCCTGGAGACCCGGCCCGATGTGGCGCTGCTCGACATCGAACTCCCCGGCCGCAGCGGTCTGGACGCCGCCGCCGCGCTCCGCGAGGCGCTCCCGGAGTGCCAGGTGCTGATCCTCACCACCTTCGGCCGCCCCGGCTATCTGCGCCGGGCGATGGAGGCGGGCGCGGCCGGGTTCCTGGTCAAGGACGGCCCGGTCGAGGAGCTGGCGGTGGCGATCCGCCGGGTCCTGGCCGGTGAGCGCGTCATCGACCCGGGCCTGGCCGCCGCCGCCCTCAGCGCGGGCCCCAACCCGCTGACCCAGCGCGAGCGCGATGTGCTCTCGGCGGCGGTGGACGGCGCGACGGTCGCGGACATCGCGGCCAAGGTGCACCTGTCCCCCGCCACCGTGCGCAATTACCTCTCCTCGGCCATCGGCAAGACCCAGACCCGCAACCGCATGGAAGCCGTCCGCGCCGCCCGCCAGAACGGCTGGCTGTGA
- a CDS encoding cell wall hydrolase/autolysin yields the protein MSNGSFPPEPGRRGGTLAIVLAALIPACFAGWLLWSSLGGSKDDGADGAGAPTTSSTSSPSPPSSGAPAAHSPPTPSGNASGKQSGKPLEGKVVVIDPGHNPNNRDHSSRIARLVDIGTDEKECDTTGTATNSGYAEASFTLDVARRARTLLEARGATVRFTQDGDRPYGPCVDERAEIGNKAHADAVVSVHADGAAAGERGFHVILPKSVRGGGADTSAITAPSRRLGERLRSRFAKATGSEPAQYIGDGSGLDVRGDLGGLNLSTVPKVFIECGNMRDSQDAAELTDSAWRERAADGVAQGITDFLNE from the coding sequence GTGTCCAACGGCAGCTTTCCTCCTGAGCCCGGTCGCCGCGGCGGCACCCTCGCCATCGTTCTGGCGGCGCTGATTCCCGCCTGCTTCGCGGGCTGGCTGCTGTGGAGTTCGCTGGGCGGTTCGAAGGACGACGGCGCGGACGGGGCGGGCGCGCCCACGACCTCCTCGACGTCCTCCCCGTCGCCCCCGTCGTCCGGCGCGCCCGCCGCGCACTCGCCGCCGACCCCATCCGGAAACGCGTCCGGAAAGCAGTCCGGAAAGCCCCTCGAGGGCAAGGTCGTGGTCATCGACCCCGGCCACAATCCGAACAACCGCGACCACTCCTCGCGGATAGCCCGGCTCGTGGACATCGGCACCGACGAGAAGGAGTGCGACACCACCGGCACGGCCACCAACTCCGGCTACGCCGAGGCGTCCTTCACCCTCGATGTGGCGCGCCGCGCCCGCACCCTGCTCGAAGCGCGCGGCGCCACGGTGCGGTTCACCCAGGACGGCGACCGGCCGTACGGGCCGTGCGTGGACGAGCGTGCGGAGATCGGCAACAAGGCCCACGCCGACGCCGTGGTCTCCGTGCACGCGGACGGCGCTGCCGCCGGGGAGCGCGGCTTCCATGTGATCCTGCCCAAGTCCGTACGCGGCGGCGGCGCGGACACCTCCGCCATCACCGCCCCCTCCCGCCGGCTCGGCGAGCGGCTGCGCAGCCGGTTCGCCAAGGCCACCGGCAGCGAGCCCGCGCAGTACATCGGCGACGGCAGCGGGCTGGATGTCCGGGGCGATCTGGGTGGGCTCAACCTCTCCACCGTCCCCAAGGTGTTCATCGAGTGCGGCAATATGCGCGACTCCCAGGACGCCGCCGAACTGACCGACTCGGCCTGGCGCGAGCGTGCGGCGGACGGTGTCGCACAGGGCATTACGGACTTCTTGAACGAGTAG
- a CDS encoding membrane protein, producing MGPTPDAFAPRAWRQRYVKTKPTKDLTLNIRSLTRGDGVVIGAAVLLFIASFLDFYTNDCGGSSFCQDAGVNGWKSDFFPVLPSIFLAGVIAAVLIVSARFQPAPRNLFGLSLDQWGTALAVFAAWSSLWTIIGGPEGVDKGVGQILGLIGTLAMAAVALLTQRIPALKAPLMNASGPAPAPYGAQGPQPGYGYPGAAQPGAPAPYGAQPGQPQPGQPQPGQPFGGQPAPAPAPAPSGGGDFAPFWFAVPVARPLYAEDGSSSTIAELAPGTWYLAVEQRGQALVAQTQDGRRGVLQDTTGIQRG from the coding sequence ATGGGGCCCACCCCCGACGCCTTCGCGCCACGCGCCTGGCGGCAGCGCTACGTTAAGACGAAACCGACAAAGGACCTCACGTTGAACATCCGCTCGCTCACTCGAGGCGACGGCGTGGTGATCGGAGCAGCGGTGCTGCTGTTCATCGCCTCCTTCCTCGACTTCTACACCAACGACTGCGGCGGCAGCAGCTTCTGCCAGGACGCCGGTGTGAACGGATGGAAGTCCGACTTCTTCCCCGTACTGCCGTCGATCTTCCTTGCCGGGGTGATCGCCGCGGTGCTCATCGTCTCCGCTCGTTTCCAGCCCGCGCCCCGCAACCTCTTCGGGCTCTCGCTCGACCAGTGGGGCACGGCGCTCGCGGTCTTCGCGGCCTGGAGCTCGCTGTGGACGATCATCGGTGGCCCGGAGGGGGTCGACAAGGGCGTCGGACAGATCCTCGGCCTGATCGGCACGCTGGCGATGGCGGCGGTCGCGCTGCTCACCCAGCGCATCCCGGCCCTGAAGGCCCCGCTGATGAACGCCTCCGGCCCGGCCCCGGCCCCGTACGGTGCCCAGGGCCCGCAGCCGGGGTACGGCTACCCGGGTGCTGCCCAGCCCGGCGCCCCCGCGCCGTACGGCGCCCAGCCCGGTCAGCCGCAGCCGGGGCAGCCGCAGCCCGGCCAGCCCTTCGGCGGCCAGCCGGCCCCGGCCCCGGCTCCGGCGCCCTCGGGCGGCGGGGACTTCGCCCCGTTCTGGTTCGCGGTGCCGGTGGCCCGTCCGCTGTACGCCGAGGACGGTTCGTCGAGCACCATCGCCGAACTGGCCCCCGGCACCTGGTACCTCGCGGTGGAGCAGCGCGGTCAGGCGCTGGTCGCCCAGACGCAGGACGGCCGTCGCGGCGTGCTGCAGGACACCACGGGGATCCAGCGCGGCTGA
- a CDS encoding NADP oxidoreductase, giving the protein MRLGLALGYWGRGPDPRHLELAQEAERLGYHSVWTAESWGSDAFTPLTWLAAHTTRIALGTAVAQMAARTPTATAMQALTLDHLSGGRMMLGLGLSGPQVVEGWYGRPFPKSPLTATREYVEVIRQVLGRAAPVRLDGRYHPHPYAGPDATGLGKPLKPIVHPLRADLPVLLGAEGPKNIAQTVRIADGWLPLYWSPSRTELYQETLAEARDGFMVAPMTQVRVCTDVAEGLKPVKAMLGFYIGGMGHAARNFHADLMARFGYEAEAHRVRELFLAGRRAEAIDAVPDAFADEISLVGPRERIAERLELWRKGPITDLLALAPDPRTLRVLAELVG; this is encoded by the coding sequence ATGCGGCTCGGTCTGGCGCTCGGCTACTGGGGCCGCGGCCCCGACCCCCGCCATCTGGAACTCGCCCAGGAGGCGGAGCGGCTGGGCTACCACTCGGTGTGGACCGCCGAGTCCTGGGGCTCGGACGCCTTCACCCCGCTCACCTGGCTCGCCGCGCACACCACCCGGATCGCACTCGGCACGGCGGTCGCGCAGATGGCCGCCCGCACCCCCACCGCCACCGCGATGCAGGCGCTCACCCTGGACCATCTCTCCGGCGGCCGGATGATGCTGGGGCTGGGGCTGTCCGGACCGCAGGTTGTCGAGGGCTGGTACGGACGCCCGTTCCCCAAGAGCCCGCTGACGGCGACCCGTGAGTATGTCGAGGTCATCCGGCAGGTGCTGGGCCGTGCGGCGCCGGTGCGGCTCGACGGGCGCTACCACCCGCATCCGTACGCCGGTCCGGACGCCACCGGTCTCGGCAAACCGCTGAAGCCCATCGTCCATCCGCTCCGTGCCGATCTGCCGGTGCTGCTCGGGGCGGAGGGGCCGAAGAACATCGCGCAGACGGTGCGCATCGCGGACGGCTGGCTGCCGCTGTACTGGTCGCCGTCGCGGACGGAGCTCTATCAGGAGACGCTGGCCGAGGCCCGGGACGGCTTCATGGTGGCGCCGATGACACAGGTACGGGTGTGCACCGATGTGGCGGAGGGGCTGAAGCCGGTGAAGGCGATGCTCGGCTTCTACATCGGCGGTATGGGCCACGCGGCGCGAAATTTCCACGCCGATCTGATGGCCCGCTTCGGCTACGAGGCCGAGGCGCACCGGGTGCGGGAGCTGTTCCTGGCGGGCCGGCGCGCGGAGGCGATCGACGCGGTACCGGACGCGTTCGCCGATGAGATCTCGCTGGTCGGGCCGCGTGAGCGGATCGCGGAGCGGCTGGAGTTGTGGCGCAAGGGCCCGATCACGGATCTGCTGGCGCTGGCGCCGGATCCGCGGACGCTGCGGGTGCTGGCGGAGCTGGTGGGCTGA
- a CDS encoding membrane protein — translation MAVVADVMAVILGLWILFALLDANRANDLVTVVHDAASWLASWSHDLFTMDTDWLRTVLNYGLPAVVYLFIGHAIAGRLRRG, via the coding sequence GTGGCGGTCGTCGCGGACGTCATGGCCGTCATCCTCGGCCTCTGGATTCTGTTCGCCCTTCTCGACGCCAACCGCGCCAACGACCTCGTCACGGTGGTCCATGACGCGGCGAGCTGGCTCGCGAGCTGGTCCCATGACCTGTTCACCATGGACACGGACTGGCTCCGGACCGTCCTCAACTACGGCCTGCCGGCCGTGGTGTACCTGTTCATCGGCCACGCCATCGCCGGACGGCTCCGGCGGGGCTAG
- a CDS encoding prenyltransferase: MTALGPRPGPRTERLALPGVLSPEQVLRTVEGIAAVQHADGAIPWFRGHHLDPWDHIEAAMALDAAGEHEHATAAYRWLIRHQNPDGSWYAAYPDTPDGVAAADPTDRARESNFCAYIAVGAWHHYLSTGDDAFLDGIWPTVFAAIEFVLGMQQSGGQIGWRRAADGTIDPDALLTGSSSVYQALRCALAIAEHREEPQPDWELSAGLLGHAIRHHPERFLDKRRYSMDWYYPVLGGALTGAAAKERIEEGWDRFVVPGLGVRCVSPNPWVTGGESCELALALWAMGESDHAVDILRWIQSPLRAEDGLYWTGYVFEDDAVWPEERTTWTAGSLLLAVAALGGDEATTAVFGGEGLPRGLDSDCCG; encoded by the coding sequence GTGACGGCGCTCGGACCGCGCCCCGGCCCCCGGACCGAACGGCTCGCGCTGCCCGGCGTGCTCAGCCCCGAACAGGTGCTGCGTACGGTCGAGGGCATCGCCGCCGTCCAGCACGCGGACGGCGCCATACCGTGGTTCCGCGGCCACCACCTCGACCCCTGGGACCACATCGAGGCCGCGATGGCGCTGGACGCGGCGGGCGAGCACGAGCACGCCACGGCCGCCTACCGCTGGCTGATCAGGCACCAGAACCCCGACGGCTCCTGGTACGCGGCCTACCCCGACACCCCGGACGGCGTGGCCGCCGCCGACCCCACCGACCGCGCCCGGGAGTCCAACTTCTGCGCCTACATCGCCGTCGGCGCCTGGCACCACTACCTCTCCACCGGCGACGACGCCTTCCTCGACGGGATCTGGCCCACCGTCTTCGCCGCCATCGAGTTCGTCCTCGGGATGCAGCAGAGCGGCGGCCAGATCGGCTGGCGGCGCGCCGCCGACGGCACCATCGACCCCGACGCCCTGCTGACCGGCTCCTCCTCCGTCTACCAGGCGCTGCGCTGCGCCCTGGCCATCGCCGAGCACCGCGAGGAGCCCCAGCCCGACTGGGAGCTGTCGGCGGGGCTGCTCGGCCACGCCATCCGCCACCACCCCGAGCGGTTCCTCGACAAGCGCCGCTACTCGATGGACTGGTACTACCCGGTCCTCGGCGGCGCGCTGACCGGCGCCGCCGCCAAGGAGCGCATCGAGGAGGGCTGGGACCGCTTCGTGGTCCCGGGGCTCGGGGTGCGCTGCGTCTCGCCCAACCCCTGGGTCACCGGCGGCGAGAGCTGTGAACTGGCGCTCGCGCTCTGGGCGATGGGGGAGTCCGACCACGCGGTGGACATCCTGCGCTGGATCCAGTCGCCGCTGCGGGCCGAGGACGGGCTGTACTGGACGGGCTACGTCTTCGAGGACGACGCGGTCTGGCCGGAGGAGCGCACCACCTGGACGGCCGGGTCGCTGCTGCTCGCCGTGGCGGCGCTGGGCGGCGACGAGGCGACCACGGCCGTCTTCGGCGGCGAGGGCCTGCCGCGCGGGCTGGACTCGGACTGCTGCGGCTAG
- a CDS encoding methyltransferase, whose translation MLTVDFSRFPLAAGDRVLDLGCGAGRHAFECYRRGAQVVALDQNGEEIREVAKWFAAMKEAGEAPAGATATAMEGDALALPFPDDSFDVVIISEVMEHIPDDKGVLAEMVRVLRPGGRIAVTVPRYGPEKVCWALSDAYHEVEGGHIRIYRADELLEKMREAGLRPYGTHHAHALHSPYWWLKCAFGVDNDKALPVRAYHKLLVWDIMKKPLATRVAERALNPIVGKSFVAYATKPHTPREDQA comes from the coding sequence GTGCTGACCGTCGATTTCTCCCGCTTCCCCCTCGCCGCCGGCGATCGCGTCCTCGACCTCGGCTGTGGCGCCGGCCGGCACGCCTTCGAGTGCTACCGGCGCGGCGCCCAGGTCGTCGCGCTCGACCAGAACGGCGAGGAGATACGCGAGGTCGCCAAGTGGTTCGCCGCCATGAAGGAGGCCGGTGAGGCCCCGGCGGGCGCCACGGCCACCGCCATGGAGGGTGACGCCCTCGCGCTGCCCTTCCCCGACGACAGCTTCGACGTGGTCATCATCTCCGAGGTGATGGAGCACATACCCGACGACAAGGGCGTGCTCGCCGAGATGGTGCGGGTGCTGCGGCCCGGCGGCCGGATCGCCGTCACCGTGCCGCGCTACGGCCCCGAGAAGGTCTGCTGGGCGCTGTCGGACGCCTACCACGAGGTCGAGGGCGGCCATATCCGCATCTACCGCGCCGATGAGCTGCTGGAGAAGATGCGCGAGGCCGGGCTGCGGCCGTACGGCACCCATCACGCACACGCGCTGCACAGCCCGTACTGGTGGCTCAAGTGCGCGTTCGGGGTCGACAACGACAAGGCGCTGCCGGTGCGCGCTTACCACAAGCTGCTGGTGTGGGACATCATGAAGAAGCCGCTGGCCACCCGGGTCGCCGAGCGCGCGCTGAACCCGATCGTCGGCAAGAGCTTCGTGGCCTACGCGACCAAGCCCCACACCCCGCGTGAGGACCAGGCGTGA
- a CDS encoding glycosyl transferase family 1, protein MTAEAAQETGADPLRAAPPTATGERPLRIALLSYKGNPFCGGQGVYVRHLSRELARLGHTVEVIGAQPYPVLDAGEGVTLTELPSLDLYRQPDPFRTPRREEYRDWVDALEVSTMWTGGFPEPLTFSLRARRHLAARPGQFDVVHDNQTLGYGLLGLERLGFPLVTTIHHPITVDRQLELDAADGWKRRFSVRRWYGFTRMQKRVARRLPSVLTVSGSSRREIVEDLGVRPDRIHVVHIGADTGLFSPDPAVPVTPGRIVTTSSADVPLKGLVYLIEALAKVRAENPEAHLVVVGKRPQEGPVATTMARHGLEDAVEFVKGISDAELVDLVRSAQIACVPSLYEGFSLPAAEAMATGTPLVATTGGAIPEVAGPDGETCLAVPPGDAGALAAALIRLLGDADLRRRLGVAGRERVLRRFTWEQAARGTVEQYRRAIGVSAPAARR, encoded by the coding sequence GTGACCGCAGAGGCCGCGCAGGAGACCGGGGCCGACCCGCTTCGAGCAGCACCCCCCACCGCCACCGGCGAACGGCCGCTGCGCATCGCCCTGCTCAGCTACAAGGGGAATCCATTCTGCGGGGGCCAGGGCGTCTATGTGCGCCATCTCTCCCGGGAGCTCGCCCGGCTCGGCCACACCGTCGAGGTCATCGGCGCCCAGCCGTATCCGGTGCTGGACGCCGGGGAGGGCGTCACCCTCACCGAGCTGCCCAGCCTCGACCTCTACCGCCAGCCCGACCCGTTCCGCACGCCCCGGCGCGAGGAGTACCGGGACTGGGTCGACGCCCTGGAGGTCTCCACCATGTGGACCGGCGGCTTCCCCGAGCCGCTCACCTTCAGCCTGCGCGCCCGCCGCCATCTCGCCGCGCGCCCCGGCCAGTTCGACGTCGTCCACGACAACCAGACCCTGGGATACGGGCTGCTGGGCCTGGAGCGGCTCGGCTTCCCGCTGGTGACCACCATCCACCACCCCATCACCGTCGACCGGCAGCTCGAGCTGGACGCCGCCGACGGCTGGAAGCGCCGGTTCTCCGTGCGCCGTTGGTACGGCTTCACCCGGATGCAGAAGCGGGTGGCCCGGCGGCTGCCCTCGGTGCTCACCGTCTCCGGCTCCTCCCGCCGGGAGATCGTCGAGGACCTCGGAGTGCGGCCGGACCGGATCCACGTGGTGCACATCGGCGCGGACACCGGGCTGTTCTCGCCCGACCCCGCCGTCCCCGTGACCCCCGGGCGCATCGTCACCACATCGAGCGCGGATGTGCCGCTCAAGGGCCTGGTGTATCTGATCGAGGCGCTCGCCAAGGTCCGCGCCGAGAACCCCGAGGCCCATCTGGTCGTCGTCGGCAAGCGGCCGCAGGAGGGACCGGTGGCCACCACCATGGCGCGCCACGGACTCGAGGACGCCGTCGAGTTCGTCAAGGGCATCAGCGACGCCGAACTGGTGGACCTGGTGCGTAGCGCCCAGATCGCCTGTGTGCCCTCGCTGTACGAGGGGTTCTCGCTGCCCGCCGCCGAGGCCATGGCCACCGGCACCCCGCTGGTCGCCACCACCGGCGGTGCGATCCCCGAGGTCGCCGGACCCGACGGCGAGACCTGCCTGGCCGTACCGCCCGGCGACGCCGGCGCGCTCGCCGCGGCCCTGATCCGGCTGCTGGGCGACGCCGACCTCAGACGACGGCTGGGCGTCGCGGGCCGTGAACGGGTGCTGCGCCGCTTCACCTGGGAACAGGCCGCGCGCGGCACCGTCGAGCAGTACCGCCGGGCCATCGGCGTATCCGCGCCGGCCGCCCGCCGCTGA
- a CDS encoding TetR family transcriptional regulator — translation MHGVRLPPTRTRNTFEVGQMTAEVKPAALQLTERQEARRRRILHASARLASRGGFDAVQMREVAENSGVALGTLYRYFPSKVHLLVATMQDQLQHMHETLRKRPPTEEEPAARVAQTLMRAFRALQREPHLADAMVRALTFADRSVSPEVDTVSRLTTAIILDAMGLDDSPTPEQLSAVRVIEHTWHSALITWLSGRASIAQVKIDIETVCRLIDLTAPAPAG, via the coding sequence ATGCACGGTGTCCGCTTGCCCCCGACCCGCACACGCAACACATTCGAAGTGGGACAAATGACCGCAGAAGTCAAGCCAGCCGCCCTACAGCTGACCGAGCGACAGGAAGCGCGCCGCCGGCGCATCCTGCACGCCAGCGCCCGGTTGGCCAGCCGAGGCGGCTTCGACGCGGTCCAGATGCGCGAGGTCGCGGAGAACTCCGGGGTGGCGCTCGGCACCCTCTACCGCTACTTCCCCTCCAAGGTCCATCTGCTGGTCGCGACGATGCAGGACCAGCTGCAGCATATGCATGAGACGCTGCGCAAGCGCCCGCCGACCGAGGAGGAGCCGGCCGCCCGGGTCGCCCAGACCCTGATGCGCGCCTTCCGCGCCCTGCAGCGCGAACCCCATCTGGCCGACGCGATGGTGCGCGCCCTCACCTTCGCCGACCGGTCGGTCAGCCCGGAGGTGGACACGGTCTCCCGGCTCACCACCGCGATCATCCTGGACGCCATGGGCCTGGACGACTCCCCGACGCCCGAGCAGCTCTCCGCGGTCCGCGTCATCGAGCACACCTGGCATTCGGCGCTGATCACCTGGCTGTCGGGGCGCGCCTCGATCGCCCAGGTCAAGATCGACATCGAGACCGTCTGCCGTCTGATCGACCTCACGGCGCCCGCCCCGGCCGGGTAG
- a CDS encoding transcriptional regulator encodes MNGARQSDNGARRENASWGVEKFVIRLLLVHESGLLRSALASVIGAEPDIEAAACAWRDARSQARSLVPQVCVVDTDCPAADKAARKGEWGKFVASASGEGGDCGLLVLVNSERPGPLRRAHEARALGYVDKDAPPQRLIEAIRRVARKERYVDDALGYGFLQAAKIPLTERELGVLSLAADGASIPEIARTLHLSTGTIRNYLAAITRKTGARNRVDAIRISQCEGWV; translated from the coding sequence ATGAACGGCGCGCGACAGAGCGACAACGGCGCGCGACGAGAGAACGCATCGTGGGGGGTGGAGAAGTTCGTGATCAGGTTACTTCTGGTACACGAGTCAGGGCTGCTGAGATCAGCCCTGGCCTCGGTGATAGGGGCCGAACCAGACATCGAGGCAGCCGCGTGTGCCTGGCGTGACGCGCGTAGCCAGGCCCGTTCCTTGGTGCCGCAGGTGTGCGTGGTGGACACGGACTGCCCGGCGGCCGACAAGGCGGCACGCAAGGGCGAGTGGGGGAAGTTCGTCGCCTCCGCCTCTGGGGAGGGCGGGGACTGCGGACTGCTGGTGCTGGTCAACTCGGAGCGGCCGGGCCCACTGCGCCGCGCCCATGAGGCCCGGGCGCTGGGATACGTCGACAAGGACGCCCCACCGCAGCGGCTGATCGAGGCCATCCGGCGGGTGGCACGGAAGGAGCGCTATGTCGACGACGCGCTGGGCTACGGCTTCCTCCAGGCGGCCAAGATCCCACTGACCGAGCGTGAGCTGGGCGTGCTGTCGCTGGCCGCCGATGGCGCCTCCATCCCGGAGATCGCCCGTACGCTCCACCTGTCCACCGGGACCATCCGCAACTACCTGGCCGCGATCACCCGGAAGACCGGGGCGCGCAACCGCGTGGACGCCATACGGATATCCCAGTGCGAGGGCTGGGTCTGA
- a CDS encoding transposase, IS605 OrfB family, producing the protein MGGLREVAAPFVALGPSGAAVRDRLKHLSVEDEKVLRLIGDLLGTLASLDLKARCAAGLDHDTGQWAERKRTLTRESSSRWAGSITKATHDQWALARRGQLAHIQSLEAGVRTIAHRLSLPIGEKGGKRAPGGYRSRQEWHAKARRLHVLEDRLRAARADREAGVVRVVRGGKGLLNTRHHLQAAGFTEEGWRTRWQAVRRFLQADGESGKRFGNETIRVTPDGEVSLKLPAPLAHLANAPHGRYVLAARVAFAHRGEQWRDRVTANRAIAYRIHEDTSCGRWYLTASWTIPPVKTVPLAAARTNGLVGVDTNADHLAAWRLDTHGNPVGEPLRFGFDLSGPAPHRDAQVRHALIRLLHWAERHGLAIAIEDLDFTTEKTREKHGRRKRFRNLISGMPVAKLRARLVSMAAELGITVIAVDPAYTSKWGAQHWKKPLTSTNRTTTRHDAAAVAIGRRALGHPIRRRTAPPPHDRSDRAGHRTVQAEPGVSGREGTRPSVPGPRTGSVSPDARAKAGDQCAQHRSGHTAEHGLWHQDSLPLSH; encoded by the coding sequence ATGGGCGGGCTACGGGAGGTGGCGGCACCGTTCGTCGCTCTTGGCCCGTCCGGAGCCGCGGTCCGCGACCGGCTCAAGCACCTGAGTGTTGAGGATGAGAAGGTTCTTCGTCTGATCGGTGACCTGCTCGGTACGCTCGCCTCCCTGGACTTGAAAGCGCGGTGTGCGGCCGGGCTGGACCATGACACTGGCCAGTGGGCCGAGCGCAAGAGGACCCTGACGCGGGAGTCCTCCTCCCGATGGGCCGGGTCGATCACCAAGGCCACCCATGATCAGTGGGCGCTGGCCAGGCGCGGGCAGCTCGCGCACATCCAGAGTCTGGAAGCGGGTGTGCGCACGATCGCGCACCGGCTGTCCCTGCCGATCGGGGAGAAGGGCGGCAAGCGCGCTCCGGGCGGCTACCGCAGCAGGCAGGAGTGGCATGCGAAGGCCCGCCGCCTGCACGTGCTCGAAGACCGGCTTCGGGCGGCACGGGCCGATCGTGAGGCCGGAGTCGTCCGTGTGGTGCGGGGCGGGAAGGGGCTGCTGAACACCCGCCACCACCTGCAGGCCGCCGGGTTCACCGAGGAGGGGTGGCGCACGCGGTGGCAGGCCGTGCGCCGGTTCCTCCAAGCCGATGGCGAGTCCGGCAAGCGGTTCGGCAACGAGACCATCCGCGTCACCCCCGACGGCGAGGTCTCCCTCAAACTCCCCGCCCCGCTGGCGCATCTGGCCAACGCCCCGCACGGCCGGTACGTGCTCGCCGCGCGGGTGGCGTTCGCACACCGGGGTGAGCAGTGGCGCGACAGGGTCACCGCCAACCGCGCCATCGCCTACCGCATCCACGAAGACACATCATGCGGGCGCTGGTACCTCACCGCATCGTGGACCATCCCCCCGGTGAAGACCGTGCCCCTGGCCGCAGCCCGCACCAACGGCCTGGTCGGCGTCGATACCAACGCCGACCACCTCGCAGCCTGGCGCCTGGACACACACGGCAACCCCGTCGGAGAACCGCTCCGGTTCGGCTTCGACCTGTCCGGCCCCGCCCCACACCGTGACGCCCAGGTCCGGCACGCCCTGATCCGCCTGCTGCACTGGGCCGAACGCCACGGCCTGGCCATCGCGATCGAAGACCTCGACTTCACCACGGAGAAGACCCGCGAGAAACACGGCAGGCGAAAGCGGTTCCGCAACCTGATCTCCGGCATGCCCGTGGCCAAGCTGCGGGCCCGGCTGGTGTCGATGGCCGCCGAACTCGGCATCACCGTCATCGCCGTCGACCCGGCCTACACCAGCAAGTGGGGCGCCCAGCACTGGAAGAAACCCCTCACCAGCACCAACCGCACCACCACCCGCCACGACGCAGCCGCCGTGGCGATCGGAAGGCGCGCCCTGGGGCACCCGATCCGGCGACGGACGGCACCGCCCCCGCACGACCGGAGCGATCGTGCGGGGCATCGGACCGTCCAGGCCGAACCGGGCGTCTCGGGGCGTGAAGGAACCCGCCCCTCCGTTCCCGGACCACGGACAGGATCCGTGTCGCCGGACGCGAGAGCGAAAGCGGGGGACCAGTGTGCCCAGCACCGTTCGGGGCACACGGCTGAGCATGGGCTCTGGCACCAGGACTCACTCCCGCTCAGTCATTAG
- a CDS encoding ferredoxin, translating into MGDRWRIEVDRGVCIGSGMCVSTAPGGFRLDGARQSHPVETEADASEAVLAAAEGCPVEAIALRLADTGEQVFPPDE; encoded by the coding sequence ATGGGGGACCGCTGGCGGATCGAGGTGGACCGGGGCGTGTGCATCGGCTCGGGGATGTGCGTGAGCACCGCGCCGGGCGGCTTCCGGCTCGACGGGGCGCGGCAGTCGCATCCCGTCGAGACGGAGGCCGATGCTTCCGAGGCGGTGCTCGCGGCGGCCGAGGGCTGTCCGGTCGAAGCGATCGCCCTGCGCCTGGCGGACACCGGCGAACAGGTCTTTCCCCCTGACGAGTAG